A DNA window from Nycticebus coucang isolate mNycCou1 chromosome 1, mNycCou1.pri, whole genome shotgun sequence contains the following coding sequences:
- the THAP9 gene encoding DNA transposase THAP9 isoform X1 gives MPEGGAPRKKMTRSCSAVGCTTRDTVLSRERGLSFHQFPTDTIQRSKWIRAVNRVDPRSKKIWIPGPGAMLCSKHFQESDFESYGIRRKLKKGAVPSVSLYKVPPGVHLKGKARQKILKQPLPNNSEEVATEDHNYSLKRPLTIDGEKLAEVQQLLQMSKKRLTPVKNYRMIKKRKGLRLIDTLVEEKLLSEETEYLLRAQFSDFKWELYNWRETDEYSTEMKQFACTLYLCSSKVYDYVRKILKLPHSSILRTHGGLAVSHSWAQWILLHQPPEFLKLWLSKSQPSPGFNSNIFSSLQQRVENGDQLYQYCSLIIKGVSLKQQLQWDPSSHSLQGFMDFGLGKLDADETPLASETVLLMAVGIFGHWSTPLGYFFVNRASGYLQAQLLRLTIGKLSDIGITVLAVTSDATAYSVQMAKALGIHIDGDNMKCTFQHPSSSSQQIAYFFDSCHLLRLIRNAFQNFQSIHFVNGTAHWQHLVELVALEEQQLSNMERIPNKLANLKNHVLKMNCAAQLFSESVASALEYLRSLGLPSFQNCIGTIQFLRLINNLFDIFNSRNYYGKGLKGPLLPETYGKICHVLIEAKTIFVTLSDTSSNQIIKGKQKLGFLGFLLNAESLKWLYQNYVFPKVMPFPYLLTYKFSQDHLELFLKMLRQVLVTSSSPTCVAFQKAYHDLETRYRLQDEVYLSEVSILDISVARRKDLALWTVQRQYGVRTTKTLFHKEDICRDWSDCSLTEALLDLSDHRRNLICYAGCIADKLSALLTCEDCIAALYASDFKASKSGSLLCVKKKNGLHFPSESLYQVVNICEQVVRTHSRMAIFERVPKQRELYLQQKILCELSGGIFVDLDEHLFDGEVCAINHFVKLLKDIIKCFLNISKDVAHCPLKHHSERIEMKTLSRKH, from the exons ATTTCCAACTGATACCATACAGCGCTCAAAATGGATCAGGGCTGTTAATCGTGTGGACCCCAGAAGCAAAAAGATTTGGATTCCAGGACCAGGTGCTATGCTGTGTTCCAAACATTTTCAAGAAAGTGACTTTGAGTCATATGGCATAAGAAGAAAGCTGAAAAAAGGAGCTGTCCCTTCTGTTTCTCTATACAAG GTTCCTCCAGGTGTACACCTTAAAGGTAAAGCAAGACAAAAAATCCTAAAACAACCACTTCCCAATAATTCTGAAGAGGTTGCCACTGAGGACCATAACTATAGTTTAAAGAGACCTTTGACAATAGATGGAGAGAAACTGGCTGAGGTGCAACAGCTGTTACAAATGTCCAAAAAAAGACTTACCCCTGTAAAAAACTACAGGATGATCAAGAAGAGAAAGGGCTTACGATTAATTGATACACTTGTAGAAGAGAAACTACTTTCTGAGGAAACAGAGTATCTGCTACGAGCTCAGTTTTCAG ATTTTAAGTGGGAGTTGTATAATTGGAGAGAAACAGATGAATACTCTACCGAAATGAAACAATTTGCATGTACACTCTACTTGTGCAGTAGCAAAGTTTATGATTATGTAAGAAAGATTCTTAAGTTGCCTCATTCTTCCATCCTCAGAAC acatgggggtcttgctgtgtcacactcctgggctcaatggatcctcctgcatcagcctccagagTTTCTGAAACT GTGGCTATCCAAATCCCAACCCAGTCCAGGTTTCAACAgcaacattttttcttctcttcagcaaagAGTAGAGAATGGAGACCAGCTGTATCAGTACTGTTCATTAATAATAAAAGGTGTATCTCTCAAGCAACAACTTCAGTGGGATCCCAGTAGTCACAGTTTGCAAGGGTTTATGGACTTTGGTCTTGGAAAACTTGATGCTGATGAAACACCACTTGCCTCAGAAACTGTTTTATTAATGGCAGTGGGTATTTTTGGTCATTGGAGCACAcctcttggttatttttttgtaaacAGAGCATCTGGATATTTACAAGCTCAGCTGCTTCGTCTGACTATTGGCAAACTGAGTGACATAGGGATCACAGTTCTCGCTGTTACATCTGATGCCACAGCTTACAGTGTTCAAATGGCAAAGGCATTGGGGATACATATTGACGGAGACAACATGAAGTGTACATTTCAACATCCTTCATCTTCTAGTCAGCAGATTGCATACTTCTTTGATTCTTGCCACTTGCTGAGATTAATAAGAAATGCATTTCAGAATTTTCAAAGCATTCATTTTGTTAACGGCACAGCCCATTGGCAGCACCTTGTGGAGTTAGTAGCACTAGAGGAACAGCAATTATCAAATATGGAAAGAATCCCAAATAAACTTGCAAATTTGAAAAATCATGTATTGAAAATGAATTGTGCTGCCCAACTCTTTAGTGAGAGCGTAGCTAGTGCATTAGAATATTTACGGTCATTAGGCTTGCCTTCTTTTCAAAACTGCATTGGTACCATCCAGTTTTTACGCTTAATTAACAATCTCTTTGACATATTTAATAGTAGGAATTATTATGGAAAGGGACTTAAAGGGCCTCTATTGCCTGAAACTTATGGTAAAATATGTCACGTGTTAATTGAAGCCAAGACTATTTTTGTTACGTTATCTGACACTAGCAGTAATCAAATCATTAAAGGTAAGCAAAAACTAGGATTTCTGGGATTTTTACTTAATGCCGAGAGCTTAAAATGGCTTTACCAAAATTACGTTTTCCCAAAAGTCATGCCTTTTCCATATCTTCTGACTTACAAATTTAGTCAAGACCATCTGGAATTATTTCTGAAGATGCTTAGGCAGGTATTAGTAACCAGTTCCAGCCCTACCTGCGTGGCATTCCAGAAAGCCTACCATGATTTAGAGACTCGATACAGATTGCAAGATGAAGTTTATCTAAGTGAAGTAAGTATCCTTGACATTTCAGTTGCTCGAAGGAAAGACTTGGCTCTTTGGACAGTTCAACGTCAGTATGGTGTCAGGACTACAAAGACCCTCTTTCACAAAGAGGATATTTGCAGAGACTGGTCTGATTGTTCACTCACTGAGGCTTTGCTAGACCTGTCAGATCATAGGCGAAATCTCATCTGTTATGCTGGTTGTATTGCAGATAAGTTATCAGCTCTCTTAACTTGTGAGGACTGCATCGCTGCACTGTATGCCTCGGATTTCAAAGCCTCTAAAAGTGGGTCACTGTTATGTGTTAAAAAGAAGAATGGTTTGCATTTTCCTTCAGAAAGTCTGTATCAGGTCGTAAATATTTGTGAGCAAGTTGTACGAACCCATTCAAGAATGGCAATTTTCGAACGAGTTCCTAAGCAGAGGGAACTGTATCTTCAACAGAAAATACTATGTGAGCTTTCTGGGGGTATTTTTGTAGATTTAGATGAGCATCTCTTTGATGGAGAAGTGTGTGCCATCAATCACTTTGTCAAGTTGctaaaagatataataaaatgtttcttaaatatcAGTAAAGATGTAGCTCACTGCCCTTTAAAACATCATTCAGAAAGAATCGAGATGAAAACTTTATCAAGGAAACACTGA
- the THAP9 gene encoding DNA transposase THAP9 isoform X2: MPEGGAPRKKMTRSCSAVGCTTRDTVLSRERGLSFHQFPTDTIQRSKWIRAVNRVDPRSKKIWIPGPGAMLCSKHFQESDFESYGIRRKLKKGAVPSVSLYKVPPGVHLKGKARQKILKQPLPNNSEEVATEDHNYSLKRPLTIDGEKLAEVQQLLQMSKKRLTPVKNYRMIKKRKGLRLIDTLVEEKLLSEETEYLLRAQFSDFKWELYNWRETDEYSTEMKQFACTLYLCSSKVYDYVRKILKLPHSSILRTWLSKSQPSPGFNSNIFSSLQQRVENGDQLYQYCSLIIKGVSLKQQLQWDPSSHSLQGFMDFGLGKLDADETPLASETVLLMAVGIFGHWSTPLGYFFVNRASGYLQAQLLRLTIGKLSDIGITVLAVTSDATAYSVQMAKALGIHIDGDNMKCTFQHPSSSSQQIAYFFDSCHLLRLIRNAFQNFQSIHFVNGTAHWQHLVELVALEEQQLSNMERIPNKLANLKNHVLKMNCAAQLFSESVASALEYLRSLGLPSFQNCIGTIQFLRLINNLFDIFNSRNYYGKGLKGPLLPETYGKICHVLIEAKTIFVTLSDTSSNQIIKGKQKLGFLGFLLNAESLKWLYQNYVFPKVMPFPYLLTYKFSQDHLELFLKMLRQVLVTSSSPTCVAFQKAYHDLETRYRLQDEVYLSEVSILDISVARRKDLALWTVQRQYGVRTTKTLFHKEDICRDWSDCSLTEALLDLSDHRRNLICYAGCIADKLSALLTCEDCIAALYASDFKASKSGSLLCVKKKNGLHFPSESLYQVVNICEQVVRTHSRMAIFERVPKQRELYLQQKILCELSGGIFVDLDEHLFDGEVCAINHFVKLLKDIIKCFLNISKDVAHCPLKHHSERIEMKTLSRKH; this comes from the exons ATTTCCAACTGATACCATACAGCGCTCAAAATGGATCAGGGCTGTTAATCGTGTGGACCCCAGAAGCAAAAAGATTTGGATTCCAGGACCAGGTGCTATGCTGTGTTCCAAACATTTTCAAGAAAGTGACTTTGAGTCATATGGCATAAGAAGAAAGCTGAAAAAAGGAGCTGTCCCTTCTGTTTCTCTATACAAG GTTCCTCCAGGTGTACACCTTAAAGGTAAAGCAAGACAAAAAATCCTAAAACAACCACTTCCCAATAATTCTGAAGAGGTTGCCACTGAGGACCATAACTATAGTTTAAAGAGACCTTTGACAATAGATGGAGAGAAACTGGCTGAGGTGCAACAGCTGTTACAAATGTCCAAAAAAAGACTTACCCCTGTAAAAAACTACAGGATGATCAAGAAGAGAAAGGGCTTACGATTAATTGATACACTTGTAGAAGAGAAACTACTTTCTGAGGAAACAGAGTATCTGCTACGAGCTCAGTTTTCAG ATTTTAAGTGGGAGTTGTATAATTGGAGAGAAACAGATGAATACTCTACCGAAATGAAACAATTTGCATGTACACTCTACTTGTGCAGTAGCAAAGTTTATGATTATGTAAGAAAGATTCTTAAGTTGCCTCATTCTTCCATCCTCAGAAC GTGGCTATCCAAATCCCAACCCAGTCCAGGTTTCAACAgcaacattttttcttctcttcagcaaagAGTAGAGAATGGAGACCAGCTGTATCAGTACTGTTCATTAATAATAAAAGGTGTATCTCTCAAGCAACAACTTCAGTGGGATCCCAGTAGTCACAGTTTGCAAGGGTTTATGGACTTTGGTCTTGGAAAACTTGATGCTGATGAAACACCACTTGCCTCAGAAACTGTTTTATTAATGGCAGTGGGTATTTTTGGTCATTGGAGCACAcctcttggttatttttttgtaaacAGAGCATCTGGATATTTACAAGCTCAGCTGCTTCGTCTGACTATTGGCAAACTGAGTGACATAGGGATCACAGTTCTCGCTGTTACATCTGATGCCACAGCTTACAGTGTTCAAATGGCAAAGGCATTGGGGATACATATTGACGGAGACAACATGAAGTGTACATTTCAACATCCTTCATCTTCTAGTCAGCAGATTGCATACTTCTTTGATTCTTGCCACTTGCTGAGATTAATAAGAAATGCATTTCAGAATTTTCAAAGCATTCATTTTGTTAACGGCACAGCCCATTGGCAGCACCTTGTGGAGTTAGTAGCACTAGAGGAACAGCAATTATCAAATATGGAAAGAATCCCAAATAAACTTGCAAATTTGAAAAATCATGTATTGAAAATGAATTGTGCTGCCCAACTCTTTAGTGAGAGCGTAGCTAGTGCATTAGAATATTTACGGTCATTAGGCTTGCCTTCTTTTCAAAACTGCATTGGTACCATCCAGTTTTTACGCTTAATTAACAATCTCTTTGACATATTTAATAGTAGGAATTATTATGGAAAGGGACTTAAAGGGCCTCTATTGCCTGAAACTTATGGTAAAATATGTCACGTGTTAATTGAAGCCAAGACTATTTTTGTTACGTTATCTGACACTAGCAGTAATCAAATCATTAAAGGTAAGCAAAAACTAGGATTTCTGGGATTTTTACTTAATGCCGAGAGCTTAAAATGGCTTTACCAAAATTACGTTTTCCCAAAAGTCATGCCTTTTCCATATCTTCTGACTTACAAATTTAGTCAAGACCATCTGGAATTATTTCTGAAGATGCTTAGGCAGGTATTAGTAACCAGTTCCAGCCCTACCTGCGTGGCATTCCAGAAAGCCTACCATGATTTAGAGACTCGATACAGATTGCAAGATGAAGTTTATCTAAGTGAAGTAAGTATCCTTGACATTTCAGTTGCTCGAAGGAAAGACTTGGCTCTTTGGACAGTTCAACGTCAGTATGGTGTCAGGACTACAAAGACCCTCTTTCACAAAGAGGATATTTGCAGAGACTGGTCTGATTGTTCACTCACTGAGGCTTTGCTAGACCTGTCAGATCATAGGCGAAATCTCATCTGTTATGCTGGTTGTATTGCAGATAAGTTATCAGCTCTCTTAACTTGTGAGGACTGCATCGCTGCACTGTATGCCTCGGATTTCAAAGCCTCTAAAAGTGGGTCACTGTTATGTGTTAAAAAGAAGAATGGTTTGCATTTTCCTTCAGAAAGTCTGTATCAGGTCGTAAATATTTGTGAGCAAGTTGTACGAACCCATTCAAGAATGGCAATTTTCGAACGAGTTCCTAAGCAGAGGGAACTGTATCTTCAACAGAAAATACTATGTGAGCTTTCTGGGGGTATTTTTGTAGATTTAGATGAGCATCTCTTTGATGGAGAAGTGTGTGCCATCAATCACTTTGTCAAGTTGctaaaagatataataaaatgtttcttaaatatcAGTAAAGATGTAGCTCACTGCCCTTTAAAACATCATTCAGAAAGAATCGAGATGAAAACTTTATCAAGGAAACACTGA